TGCGTAGGTCGGGGTCGCATCCCCGACGGACGACGGCGATCGAGGCCCGCGTAGGTCGGGGTCGCATCCCCGACGGACGACGGCGATCGAGGCCTGCGTAGGTCGGGGTCGCATCCCCGACGGACGACGGCGATCGAGGCCCGCGTAGGTCGGGGTCGCATCCCCGACGGACGACGGCGATCGAGGCCCGCGTAGGTCGGGGTCGCATCCCCGACGGACGACGGCGATCGAGGCCCGCGTAGGTCGGGGACGCGGCCCCGACCTACGCAGCCATCGACCAACCTTGACGCAGCCTGTGCGGCGCATCATGATCCCCTAATAACCCGAACGACAGGAAGGGAGACCCGCATGGAAAGCTTGCAGCAGTGGTTCGCCAGCCTCGAAACGGCGCAGATTCTGGCCATCGCATGGAAGGTCATCGGCGCAGTCCTGATTTTTATCATCGGGCGCTGGGTATCAAAACTCATCGTTTCGATCATCGGCAAGCAGCTGACGAAGCGCGAGATGGACGCCATGCTGGTGTCTTTCGTCGGCACTATTGTCTACACCTTTCTGCTGTTGTGCGTCGTGCTTGCCGCCATCAGCTACCTCGGCATCGCCATCACGCCACTGATCGCCGTTCTCGGTGGTGCCGCGCTGGCTGTCGGCCTGGCCCTGCAGAGCAGTCTGTCGAACTTTGCGGCGGGCGTGATGCTGGTCGGTTTTCGGCCCTTTACCAAGGGTCACTTCGTGGAAGCCGGCGGGGTATCCGGAACGGTCGAGCGCGTTGGGCTGTTCAACTCCGAGCTCATTACGCCCGACAATCGCAGCGTCATTGTCCCCAACAGCCAGATCACTTCCAGCCCGATCACCAACTATTCCGCCTACGACACGCGGCGCGTCGACCTGCTCATCGGCGTCGACTACGGCGACGATCTCAAACTCGCCCGCGACACCATCTGGAAAGTGATCACCGGTCACGAGAAAGTACTGGCTGACCCAGAACCGGCCATCCTGGTCATGGACCTGGCCGACTCGAGCGTCAATTTCGCCGTGCGTCCCTGGGTCAGGTCCGAGGACTACTGGGGCGTGCGGGGCGAGCTGCTCGAGCGGATCAAGACCGAACTGGAAGCGGCCGGCTGCTCCATCCCGTTCCCCCAGCGCACCGTGCACCACATCAACGAGGGTTCGGGCGCAACGGATTGAGAGTGTGGCGACGCCCCATCCACCCGAGATCGGACCGAAATCCGCACGGGTCGGGGTCGCATCCCCGACGGACTTTACACGTTGTAGGTCGGGGTCGCATCCCCGACGGACTGTACACGTTGTAGGTCGGGGTCGCATCCCCGACGGACGACGTAGAGAACCTGTTCACATGCAGCTCATGTGTGCACAGACCTTCACCGTCGTCCGTCGGGGACGCGGCCCCGACCTACGGCGCCCATAGCAGACGAGAACCGCCTGTCAATCCTCGGCCTTGATCGCCTGGATGATGTAGCCACCGGACTTTTCGTCCGGCTTGAGATCGAGCAGGCCCTGCTTCTCGGCTTCCAGCAGCAGTTCCGAGAAATTGCGAAAACCGTGGTAGGACTCGCTGAATCCCGGCTTGCGCCGCTTCAAGGCCTGCTTGACCATTGAGCCCCACACCTTTTCCTCGGCGTCACGATCAGCGAACAGCGCCTCGGCAGTCTCAAGCACGAGCTCGAAGGCCTCCTGCTTCTTGCTGTCGACCGGCTTGCCGGTGGTCTTTTTCTTTTTCCGGGACGTCTTTTTCTTTCCTGTCTGCTTCGGCTTGCTTCGGACCAGGTCGTCGTAGAAGATGAACTCATCACAGTTGGCCATCAACAGATCCGATGTGGAGCTCTTGACTCCAACACCGATCACCATCTTGTTGTTCTCGCGCAGCTTCGAGACCAGCGGCGAGAAATCCGAATCGCCGCTGATCACCACAAAGGTATCGACATGCGCCTTGGTATAGCACAGGTCGAGTGCATCGACGACCATGCGAATATCGGCAGAATTCTTGCCGGATTGCCGCACGTGCGGGATATCGATCATCTCGAACGCCGCCTCGTGCATGGCGGTCTTGAACTCCCGGTAACGGCCCCAGTCACAGTAGGCTTTCTTGACCACGATATTGCCTTTGAGCAGCAGCCGCTCCAGCACCTTCTGGATGTCAAAGGCGTCATACCTGGCATCTCGCACGCCGAGGGCGATATTCTCGAAATCACAAAACAGGGCGAGGTTTCGAGTCGGAGAGGTTGTCATGATCGTATCCACCTTGTACGAGAAAACTTCGGGCCAGTGGCATTACCGATTCGACAGGGTACTACGTTCGCGATCCGGAATCCCCACGACATCGGCAAAAAAAACCCCGCACGGGGCGGGGCTGATGTGCAGCATCCGGCTTGGGGCAGGATGCGATTGTTATTCGGTCGGCTCGACCGACACAAACTTGCGCACGGGCTTGCCGCGGCGCTCGAACTTGACCCTGCCGTCGGACAGTGCAAACAGCGTGTGGTCGCGCCCGACTCCGACATTGGCGCCGGCATGAAAGCGTGTACCGCGCTGGCGCACGAGAATGTTTCCGGCCAGGACGTTCTCACCGCCGTAACGCTTGACGCCCAGGTACTTCGGATTGGAATCGCGGCCGTTGCGAGTGGAGCCGCCTGCTTTCTTGTGAGCCATGATTCAGCCTTCGATGCCCGTGATCCTGATTTCGGTGTAGTACTGCCGATGTCCCATTTGCTTCATGTGATGCTTGCGGCGACGGAACTTGATGATGCGGATTTTCTTGCCGCGGCCGTGCCCGACCACCTCAGCAGTCACCTTGCCGCCGTCGACGGTCGGCGTGCCGATGCGCACATCGTCACCCTCGCCAACCATGAGCACCCGGTCGATCTCAACCGTCGCCCCCTGCTCGGCATCGAGCTTCTCGACCCGCAGCACATCGCCCTCAGACGCCTTGTACTGCTTGCCGCCGGTAGAAAAAACCGCGTACATGATGCTACTCCGGGAGAACTCGCCAGTAAAGAGCGGGAATTTTACTGACTGCAGCCGCCCAAGTCAACCAGATCAGTGTCCCCTGCGACTCGCCTCACGGCGGCCTTCTCAGACGGAAGCCGCAGGCCGGCTCCGCCCCTCCAGGAATCACGACCGGCGGGGGCACTGTCGGGTGCTCCATTGGCCCGAGCCGGGCCTGCGCGCACGGATCCCGGAAGATCTCCCGGAATTCGGCGGCATCGGGGTGAGCGCACACCAGGTGAGCCGGACGGAATTGGGCCCGGTCGATGTGCGGCCGACAACCCGAGATGCAGACAAGGCACCGAACAGACGACGCAGGCGCCAAAATTGCACGGAGTTTTGCCTCGATCACGACCGGCGCGATATATTAGCAGGCTTGACCCGACTACCCGGCGACGGCATGAAGACCATTTCCATCCGCGGCGCGCGCACCCACAATCTGGCCAATATCGATCTTGAGCTTCCGCGCGACCGGTTGATCGTGTTTACCGGGCTTTCGGGTTCGGGCAAATCATCGCTGGCCTTCGACACGATCTATGCGGAAGGCCAGCGCCGCTACGTCGAGTCCCTGTCGTCCTATGCCAGGCAGTTCCTGTCGATGATGCAGAAACCGGACGTCGATCACATCGAGGGCCTGTCGCCGGCCATTTCCATCGAGCAGAAGGCCGCCAGCCACAATCCGCGCTCGACCGTCGGCACGGTCACCGAGATTCACGACTACCTGCGCCTGATGTACGCACGTGTCGGCACTCCGCGCTGCCCGGATCACGACGAGGAACTGGATGCCCAGACGGTCTCGCAGATGGTCGATACCGTACTCAATCAGCCCGCCGGTACGCGATTGATGTTGCTCGCTCCGGTAGTCCGCAACCGCAAGGGCGAACATGTGCACACCCTGCAGCAGCTGCGCGCCCAGGGGTTCGTGCGCGCCCGGATTGACGGCCAGGTCATTGATCTTGATGACGAACTGCCAACCCTGGGGCTCCGGCACAAGCATACCATCGAGGCGGTCGTCGACCGGTTCAGGGTGCGCGATGACCTGGTCCAGCGTCTCGCGGAGAGTTTCGAAACCGCGCTGGCGCTGGCCGACGGACTGGCCATCGTGGCGCCGATGGAGGGCGAAGACGACACTGGGGAAATGCTGTTTTCGGCTCGTTACGCCTGCCCGGTGTGCGAGTACAGTCTGCCCGAGCTCGAGCCAAGGATGTTCTCGTTCAACAACCCCAACGGGGCGTGCAAGACCTGCGACGGTCTCGGCGTCAAGCAGTACTTCGATCCCGACCGGGTGGTTGCCAATCGTGAACTGTCGCTGGCCGGCGGCGCGATTCGCGGCTGGGATCGACGCAATGCCTACTACTTCCAGCTGATTCAGTCGCTGGCCAGACACTACCAGTTTGACATCGAGACGCCGTTCAACGAGCTGCCGGATACCCTGCAACAGGTCATCCTCTACGGCAGCGGCGAGGAGAAAATCGCGTTTCGCTACCTGACCGACCGCGGCACACAGACGCGCAAGCACCCGTTCGTCGGCATCATCCCGAACCTTGAAAAGCGCTATCGCGAAACCGACTCGCGCATTGTCCGTGAAGAACTGGCGCGCTATATCTCCACACAGAAATGTCCCGAGTGCGGCGGCCAGCGGCTGGGACGGGCGGCCCGGCATGTGTTCATCGCCGGCCGATCACTGCCGGAGATCTCCAGCTGGTCGGTGGAGCGCTGCCTGGCGTTTTTCGACGGTGTTGAGCTCACCGGCTGGCGCGGCGAGATCGCCGGGAGAATTCTCAGGGAAGTGCGCGAACGGCTCCATTTTCTGGTCAATGTTGGACTCAACTACCTGACGCTGGACCGCCAGGCCGACACCCTCTCGGGTGGAGAGGCCCAGCGGATTCGCCTGGCCAGCCAGATCGGCGCCGGCCTGGTCGGCGTGATGTACGTGCTCGACGAGCCGTCGATCGGCCTGCATCAGCGCGACAACGAGCGCCTGCTGCGCACCCTGATCCGCCTGCGCGATCTGGGCAATACGGTGATTGTGGTCGAGCACGACGAAGAAGCCATTCGCTCGGCCGACCACGTGGTCGATATCGGTCCCGGCCCCGGTGTGCACGGCGGTCAGATCGTCTACAGCGGCAACTGCAAAGGGCTGCTCGACTGTGCCGAATCGCTGACCGGTGACTATCTGGCCGGTCGACGCGAAATCTCCGTTCCCGATCGTCGCCACAAGCCCGACCCCGACCGCATGTTCCGCTTGCTGGGTGCGCACGGCAACAATCTGCAGAACGTGGATCTCGAACTGCCGGCCGGTCTGTTTGTGTGCGTGACCGGCGTGTCCGGTTCCGGCAAATCGACTCTGATCAACGATACCCTGTACCGCCTGCTGGCCCGGGAGCTCAACCGGGCCTCGGATGCCCCGGCCCCGTTTTCAGGCTTCGACGGGCTGGAGTTGTTCGACAAGGTCGTCGATATCGATCAGAGCCCGATCGGGCGCACGCCGCGCTCCAACCCGGCCACCTATACTGGACTGTTCACGCCGATTCGGGAACTGTTTGCCGGCACTCAGGAGGCGCGGGCACGCGGCTATAAACCGGGACGTTTCTCGTTCAACGTCAAGGGCGGGCGCTGCGAGGCCTGTCAGGGCGACGGACTGATCCGCGTCGAGATGCACTTCCTGCCCGATATTTTCGTCCCCTGCGATGTCTGCCAGGGCCGCCGCTACAACCGGGAGACCCTGACGGTCACCTACAAGGGCAAGAACATCCACGAGGTGCTGGAGATGACGGTGGAAGATGCGCTGGAATTCTTCGAGCCGGTCCCGGGTGTCGCCCGCAAGCTTCAGACCCTGATGGATGTCGGCCTGAGCTACGTGCAGCTTGGCCAGAGCGCAACCACTCTGTCCGGCGGCGAGGCACAGCGCATCAAGCTGGCACGCGAGCTGTCCAAGCGTGACACCGGTCAGACACTCTACATCCTCGATGAACCGACGACAGGTCTGCACTTCCACGATATCAAGCAGCTGCTTGAAGTGCTCCATCGCCTGCGCGATGCCGGTAACACGGTGGTGGTCATCGAGCACAACCTCGATGTGATCAAGACGGCCGACTGGATTGTCGACCTGGGGCCCGAGGGTGGCGAAGGCGGCGGTCGGGTCATCGCCAGCGGCAGCCCGGAAACGGTGGCTGCCGCACCGGAATCGTGGACGGGCCAATATCTCAAGTCCATACTGGAAACCCGGCCCAAACGAAAGAAAACCGCCTGACCAAGGAGGCTAGTGATGTCTGAGTTTACCGTGATCATGCCCGTGCGATGGGGAGACATGGATGCGTTCGATCATGTCAGCAACGCCGTGTTCCTGCGCTATCTTGAAGAGGTTCGTGCCCAGTGGATGAGTTCGGTGCCCAGCTACTGGCAGGGCGAGGAAGCCGGTCCGGTCGTGGCCAACATCAACATCAACTACCGTCAACCGCTGCACTGGCCGGAGCAGCTGTGCGTCACCCTGCTGCCGCAATCCCCGGGGCGATCGAGCATCAAGCTCAGCCAGGAGGTGCGTGCCGCAGAGCCCGACGAGAATGGTCAGAAAACGATTTATGCCGACGCGATATGCACGCTGGTCTGGATCGACAAACGCAACGGCGAGCCCGTCCCGCTGCCCGGCGTCATGCGCGACCTGGCCGGTTAGGGAAGCTCTGTCAGAGGTTCCTAACCGAACTCCAGCCCGATCTTCATGACGTCGTCGTCAACCGGCTCCAGCCACCGAATCTCGGCCGCCTGCAAACCCAGATTGGCAACCTGAACAACGCACCGGCTGCCCGCCTCAACGTTACGGATCGGGCCGCGCTTGAGAGCAACCACGCGCAAGCCGCCGCGGGATTCCTCACACACCAAGCCGGCCGTTTCCGGCTCGAACACGTCCTCGCTCGGTAGGGTGTTGGAAAACTGCAGCAGAACGATTTCGGTTTCATCCGGCGGGTAACGCAGGTAGCGTCGCCGGTTGTCGGTTTGTGCCTGGCCCATGAAACACCTCCTGCTTGGAGAATGGACGAACGCAGCGACTCCAGCATAGGCGCTGCGCAGGCTGCTGGCAAATTATTTCTTCTGCTGCAGGCGTTCGACGAGCTGGCGCAGGGTGACCTGGGTCTGATCGGCAAACCAGGCGTCGACAAAACCATCCACGTCCAGGGCCTCCCGACTGTCAAACAGCGCGCCAAGCGGTGCTCGGCAAAGCTGGCGCGTGCCCAGCATGGAGTGCCGCGGCAAGGCCAGCAGCTCCTGACACCAGCCGACAGCCCGGGCAACCGTCTGCTCGGGTGCGGCCAGTTCGTCGACCAGGCCCAGCGCATGGGCATCGGATGCGGGAATCATTTCACCGGCAACCAGGTGACGCTCGGCCGGATAGGGCCCGATCAGCCGCACCAGCGCCTGATGAATGATCGGCGGAACGATCAGTCCGACCTGTACTTCGTTAAGGCCAAGCCTGAAATCGCCTTCGGCCTGGACCCGGTAGTCGGCAAACAGGGCAATGACCGTACCACCTGCCGGACTGTGACCGGTCAGCGCCGCGGCAACCGGGACCGGCGAACGGGCAGCCTGCTCGAGCAGGGCAAAGAACTCCTGCCAGAATTCACGCATACCGCCACGATCGAGCCCGAGCAAATGGGGCACATCCAGGCCAGCCGAAAACAGACCCGGCTGCCCGGACAGTACGAGCGCCTGCGCACCGTCGTCAATGGCCTCGACCATGGCCTCTCTCAGTCGCGCAACCAGTTCCGGGTTGAGGGCATTGACCGGCGGTCGGTCAAGCTGCAGTTCGATGACTGCCTGTTCATGATGTTGGGTCTGAAGCATGTCGCGTCATTCCCCGCAAAGATTGACCAGCGGCCATTATGCCTGATTGTCGAATGCCGGCATCTGCGATAATCCGGTCGACAGCCCATTCTAAGGAGTCATCACCGACATGATGCGTCTTGCCGCCCTTCTGCTGTTGATCACGGCCGCCGGGCCGATCTTCTCGGCACCGCCACTTGAGTTCATCGATGCCTGGTCACCGGAGGCGCCACCGGGCCGAATGATGGCCGGCTACGTCGAAATCCGTAATCCCACCGACCGGGATATTGTCCTGACAGCCGCCAGAAGCCCCCGGTTCGAGCGGGTCGAGATACACACCATGACCATGACAGACGGCGTCATGCGCATGCGCCGCCTTGAGACCCTGACGATCCCGGCCAATGGCCACAAGACACTGCAGCAGGGCGGACATCATCTGATGCTGATCGGCCCCGGCGCGCCGGTAACAGCCGGCGATCTACTGCCGATCGAGCTGACCGATGAAACCGGCCGCACCTACGAATTCATGAGCGAAGTGCGACCGCGAGGCTTTGACTGACCCGGTTGAATGGTGTCGTCGGCGACGGCGTCCAGCCGCTGTTTTCGTCACATCCCCGTTCCGGCTTTTTCGCCGTCTGCGCCCACAACCGGTCGGGGAACTGCTGCTGCCGGACTGCGCCAATATCGGACTGATGGCCCGCGAGGCCGCGTCCTGCCGGTCAAGTTGGCCAAGGCCCTGAAGCCGGAAGACCGTGCGCATGTGATGGCACGAGCCGGGGACCAGTGCTCGCTGGTGCCGCTGTTCAGCTCAGGTCGGGTAATCAGGGTCCTACGAGACCGGCACCCGACGCGATCAGCCGCCGGACAGAGCAAACTGCTCGAGGATGGCGGCCGTGGCACCCCAGATTGGCCAGCGGCTATGGCTCATGGACACCATGTCATAGCTGTGGCCCGCCCGGCAGACCCGGTGGTGCCGATAGCTTGCCGGGTTCCGTACCGTCGCCCAGGGCAGCGTGAAGATTCGCGCCACTTCGTCGGGACAGGGCCGCAGCGACTGCCGGCCTTCGATCGTCGCAACCACCGGCACAATCCGGTAGCCGGTAATGGTGTCGAAGCAATCGAGCAGTCCGCAAGGCCGAACCACAGCCGGATCGACGCCGATTTCCTCGTGCGCCTCGCGCAAGGCGGTGGCCAGCGGGAATGCCTCGCCATGCTGACGGCCGCCCCCGGGCAACGCCACCTGACCGGCATGATGCGCCAGACGCTGACTGCGCACGGTAAGCACCACCCGCGCGCTGGGCTCGAGCAGCAGTGGAATCAGGACCGCTGCCGGGCGCGTATTCCAGACGCCAGCGCGTGGCCGGTAGCCACGCACAGGCAGTTCATCGGGCACGGCATCAAGCGGATGGAGTCGCGCCAGCCAGCCGTCTGGCAGCCAGACATCGGGAATCACACCAGACGCCCTGGAAAGCATCGCAACCGGCCTGCATCCCGCAGGGCCGATGCGGAGTCGGCCTGGGCGACGGCGCGGGAGACGGCCGCACCCGACACTTACTGACCGGGGGCCTGAGCGTTTTCCTCGTAGTCTTCCGGAGCGCCGATCTGGACCAGCTTGATATCGAACTGCAGTGCCTCATTCGGCCCGATCATCGGCGGATCGCCGCGCACCCCGAAAGCCAGCTCCGGCGGCAGAAAAACCTGCCACATGGCGCCTTCACGCATCAAAGGCAGAATCTCCTGCCAGCCCTCGATCACCGAATTGACCTGGAAAACCGCAGGTATGCCGCGTCGGAACGAACTGTCGAACTCTCGCCCGCTGATCTTTGAGCCGCGGTAATGCACGGTCACGGTGTCTTCGATACCGGGACGCTCACCCTCTCCTTCCTCGATGACCCGGTACTGCACGCCGCTGGGCAGCGTCTGGATGCCGGTCTTGTCGCGGTTCTCGGCCAGGAAGGTCTCGGCCTTCTGCTGGTTTTCCTCGGCCAGCGCGCGAAATGCTTCCATCCGCTCTTCGCGAATCTTTTCCTGCAGCGCCAGCATACGCTCACGCATTTCCTCGATCTCGACCCGCGGCTCCTGCTCGTTATAGGCATCACGGGCAGCCTGGAAAACGGCCTCGATGTCAATATCGATATCGTAGCTCTTGAGTTCCGCGCCGAACTCATAGCCGATTGAGTAACCGAGCTTGCCGGCTTCGCTTTCAAGGTCCTGCGCCGCTGCCGGCGCGACAAGTGCCACGGCAAAAACCGCAGCCACGAATGACTTTTGCATGCTGCCTCCGTTGGGAAAGGAATCTGTGATGGCAATCCAGTCCTGTATTGTACCTGACGCGACCGACATTCGGGCCGCACCCGCCGAGTAGACCCGCCTTTGCCGGCGAAAGTTTCCGGTATGCGCATCCGGCGGTCAAGTCAGCGCTCAGCCAGGACGGCTCGCTTTTCAATCAAACGGTAAAAATTACCTATGAAGAGGTAACGCTAACCTTTAGGCCAAACGGCTGCTGAGCTAACTCATTGATTATTGGTGAAGGCGGGAATTGGCACAGCAATTGCCTCATAGCCAGCAAACCCACAGATCCACAACAGGAGTAAAACCATGGGCATTTTTTCCCGCATGGGCGACATCATCAACGCCAATCTCAACGCTGCGCTGGAAAAGGCGGAAGACCCGGAAAAGATGATTCGTCTGATGATCCAGGAAATGGAAGACACCCTGGTCGAGATTCGCTCGGCCACCGCCAAGTGCATCGCCGAGAAAAAGGAGCGCACGAGACTGCTCAAACGCCTCGAGCAGCAGCAGATCGAGTGGGAGCGCAAGGCGGAGCTGGCGCTGGAAAAGGATCGCGAGGACCTGGCCCGCGCCGCGCTGGCCGAAAAAACGGCGCTCAGCGACCGCATTGCCTACCTCAACGAAGAGCTGCAGCACTACGAGGAGCAGCTGGCCAAGTACGACGAAGATATCGGCAAGCTGCAGGCCAAGCTGACCGACGCGCGCAGCCGGCAGCGGGCCCTGGTCATGCGGCACCGCTCGGCCAATCACCACCTCCAGACCCGAAAGCACGTCTACAACGACAAGATCGACGAGATGCTGCATCGCTTCGACGCGGCCGAGGAACGCATCGAGCGCATCGAATCGGAGTCCGAGGCGCTCGATATGGGGCGCAAGGGCCAGACGCTCAGCTCGGAATTCGAACAGCTCGAGCGCGACGAGCGGGTCGAGGAGGCCCTGACTGAGCTCAAATCACGCCGCAACCGGGAGTAAGCGGAGATGATCGGAATGCTGGAACTGCTCTTTGTGCCGCTGATCATCTTCATGGTGATCGTGGCGCCGATCTGGCTGATCCTGCACTACGCCACGCGCAACTCGGCCAGCCGGCGCCTCAACAGCAAGGATGAGGCACTGCTGGAAGATCTGCATGAGAGTGCCCGCAGGATGGAAGAGCGCATGAACACGCTCGAGCGCATCCTTGACGATGACAGCCCCAACTGGAGAAACCGAACATGAACCGTCGATACGACGAGCAACCTGACCGCAACCGTCTTTACCGCAACAAGGACCGCAGCATCCTGGCCGGGGTATGTGCCGGGATCTCCGACTGGACCGGTTTCAACCTGACGGCGCTGCGCATCATCACGGTCCTGCTGGCCATTCCGTTTACCGCGGTAATCGTCATCGGCTATGTCGTGCTGTGGGTCCTGGTTCCGAAACGTCCGATCAATCTCTATCGCGACCCCTGCGATGAGGCGTTCTGGCAGCAGGTTCGTCGCGGCCCCAGAGACGGCGTCAATCGACTGCATCAGCGCTTCAGGGAGCTTGACCGGCGGTTGCAGCGCATGGAGGCCTGGCTGACCTCCAGCGAGTACCGCATCGACCGAGAACTCAGAGACTGATTACGCCGTCGGTGCATCGAGACAGGGACGACATGCATAGCCTCCTGACCCTGCTGGCCCTGGTGCTCATGATTCCGGCCGCACTGGCCGGATTCAGCAGCGCCCTGCGCGACTTGCTTGCCCGCCTCGATTCGCTGACCCGCACCCTGGTGCACGCCAACGCCATGCTGGCCGAGATGGCCCCAATGGCGCCTGCACTGATGCTCCTTCTGGCGGCTGTGGCGACGCTGGTCGTCGCCGGATGGATGATCGTTCGCACCGTCAATGGCGGGGTACACTAGCGGGCTTGAACCAAATTGAACCGGGAGCCCGATACTCATGGCCCACGAAAACCTCCTGATCGACGACCGCAAGGCCGTCCGAACAATCACGATCAACCGTCCAGACAAGCTCAATGCCCTGAACCGACAGACGATTGCGGAGCTCGAGCAGGCCCTGATTGCAGCACACGCCGAAGACACCGTGCGCGTCATCGTACTGACCGGCGCCGGCGACAAGGCCTTCGTGGCCGGCGCCGATATTGGTGAGATCCGCCAGCAGAGCCCGGTTGACGCACGCCGGTTTGCGGTGCTGGGGCAGCACCTCATGACCATGATCCAGAGCTTCGACAAGCCCGTCATTGCCGCGGTCAACGGATTCGCCCTCGGCGGCGGCCTGGAACTGGCGCTGGGCTGTCATCTGCGCATCGCGTCAAGCAACGCGCGCCTTGGCCTGCCGGAGATCAAGCTGGGAATCATGCCGGGCTTTGGCGGCACCCAGCGACTGCTGCGCCTGGTCGGAACCGCCCGGGCACTGGAAATGACGCTGACCGGCGAGCCGGTCAGCGCCGAGCGCGCCGAACAGCTCGGCATCGTCAATCGGGTGGTTGAACCCGGGCAGCTTGAGGCGGCGGTCCGGGAGCTGGCCGATCGACTGGCCGATGCCGCACCCGAAGCAGTGCGTGGCATCATTCAGGTCATCAATCAGGGCGCTGACACCAATCTGCTTTCGGGCCTGGCGCTGGAGGCCGCGCGCTTTGGCCTGTGCTGTGCCACCGAGGACATGAAGGAAGGAACTCTTGCTTTCCTCGAAAAGCGCGCGCCGGAATTCAAGGGCAGGTGAACTCTATTTCGAATCACCCGACTGGCCGGCGTAATCCTTCTCCCCGGCCGTCACACGCACATCGAGGCGGTTTTCCGGCGGCGGCAGCGGGCAGGTGGAGTACTCGGTAAAAACGCATGGCGGATTGTAGGCGCGATTGAAGTCGAGCACCAGTCGGCCATCGGCATCCGGCCGGTCAGCATACAGAAACCGGCCGGCTCCGTACGTTTCGCGACCGCTTGTCCGATCGGCGAAAATGAAAAACAGCTGCTCGTCATCGCTATCGGCAACGGCTTCCAGACGAAACTCTCGACCGTCGACCGTGAACACCGCCGCCCCCGGATTGGGCTCGTCGGTCAGGTCGCCAAGCACGCTGCCAACCGGCATGGTGGTGCCCGCTGGATGCGCCTCGAACTGCGCATCGATACGCCAGTCAGGATCGAATTCGAAGTAGTCCAGGCCAGTGAACCCGGTACGCGTTGCGGCCCGCGGCCAGCGCGTTCGAACCGCCAACCGGCCGTTGCGCTCGATGACCTGAAAACGCACATCCTCGGCCTGCACCCAGACCGGTTCATCCCGGTCGGGCGGCAG
This DNA window, taken from Pseudomonadota bacterium, encodes the following:
- a CDS encoding mechanosensitive ion channel, whose product is MESLQQWFASLETAQILAIAWKVIGAVLIFIIGRWVSKLIVSIIGKQLTKREMDAMLVSFVGTIVYTFLLLCVVLAAISYLGIAITPLIAVLGGAALAVGLALQSSLSNFAAGVMLVGFRPFTKGHFVEAGGVSGTVERVGLFNSELITPDNRSVIVPNSQITSSPITNYSAYDTRRVDLLIGVDYGDDLKLARDTIWKVITGHEKVLADPEPAILVMDLADSSVNFAVRPWVRSEDYWGVRGELLERIKTELEAAGCSIPFPQRTVHHINEGSGATD
- a CDS encoding NYN domain-containing protein, which translates into the protein MTTSPTRNLALFCDFENIALGVRDARYDAFDIQKVLERLLLKGNIVVKKAYCDWGRYREFKTAMHEAAFEMIDIPHVRQSGKNSADIRMVVDALDLCYTKAHVDTFVVISGDSDFSPLVSKLRENNKMVIGVGVKSSTSDLLMANCDEFIFYDDLVRSKPKQTGKKKTSRKKKKTTGKPVDSKKQEAFELVLETAEALFADRDAEEKVWGSMVKQALKRRKPGFSESYHGFRNFSELLLEAEKQGLLDLKPDEKSGGYIIQAIKAED
- the rpmA gene encoding 50S ribosomal protein L27, coding for MAHKKAGGSTRNGRDSNPKYLGVKRYGGENVLAGNILVRQRGTRFHAGANVGVGRDHTLFALSDGRVKFERRGKPVRKFVSVEPTE
- the rplU gene encoding 50S ribosomal protein L21 — translated: MYAVFSTGGKQYKASEGDVLRVEKLDAEQGATVEIDRVLMVGEGDDVRIGTPTVDGGKVTAEVVGHGRGKKIRIIKFRRRKHHMKQMGHRQYYTEIRITGIEG
- the uvrA gene encoding excinuclease ABC subunit UvrA, which gives rise to MKTISIRGARTHNLANIDLELPRDRLIVFTGLSGSGKSSLAFDTIYAEGQRRYVESLSSYARQFLSMMQKPDVDHIEGLSPAISIEQKAASHNPRSTVGTVTEIHDYLRLMYARVGTPRCPDHDEELDAQTVSQMVDTVLNQPAGTRLMLLAPVVRNRKGEHVHTLQQLRAQGFVRARIDGQVIDLDDELPTLGLRHKHTIEAVVDRFRVRDDLVQRLAESFETALALADGLAIVAPMEGEDDTGEMLFSARYACPVCEYSLPELEPRMFSFNNPNGACKTCDGLGVKQYFDPDRVVANRELSLAGGAIRGWDRRNAYYFQLIQSLARHYQFDIETPFNELPDTLQQVILYGSGEEKIAFRYLTDRGTQTRKHPFVGIIPNLEKRYRETDSRIVREELARYISTQKCPECGGQRLGRAARHVFIAGRSLPEISSWSVERCLAFFDGVELTGWRGEIAGRILREVRERLHFLVNVGLNYLTLDRQADTLSGGEAQRIRLASQIGAGLVGVMYVLDEPSIGLHQRDNERLLRTLIRLRDLGNTVIVVEHDEEAIRSADHVVDIGPGPGVHGGQIVYSGNCKGLLDCAESLTGDYLAGRREISVPDRRHKPDPDRMFRLLGAHGNNLQNVDLELPAGLFVCVTGVSGSGKSTLINDTLYRLLARELNRASDAPAPFSGFDGLELFDKVVDIDQSPIGRTPRSNPATYTGLFTPIRELFAGTQEARARGYKPGRFSFNVKGGRCEACQGDGLIRVEMHFLPDIFVPCDVCQGRRYNRETLTVTYKGKNIHEVLEMTVEDALEFFEPVPGVARKLQTLMDVGLSYVQLGQSATTLSGGEAQRIKLARELSKRDTGQTLYILDEPTTGLHFHDIKQLLEVLHRLRDAGNTVVVIEHNLDVIKTADWIVDLGPEGGEGGGRVIASGSPETVAAAPESWTGQYLKSILETRPKRKKTA
- a CDS encoding acyl-CoA thioesterase → MSEFTVIMPVRWGDMDAFDHVSNAVFLRYLEEVRAQWMSSVPSYWQGEEAGPVVANININYRQPLHWPEQLCVTLLPQSPGRSSIKLSQEVRAAEPDENGQKTIYADAICTLVWIDKRNGEPVPLPGVMRDLAG
- a CDS encoding enoyl-CoA hydratase/isomerase family protein, producing the protein MLQTQHHEQAVIELQLDRPPVNALNPELVARLREAMVEAIDDGAQALVLSGQPGLFSAGLDVPHLLGLDRGGMREFWQEFFALLEQAARSPVPVAAALTGHSPAGGTVIALFADYRVQAEGDFRLGLNEVQVGLIVPPIIHQALVRLIGPYPAERHLVAGEMIPASDAHALGLVDELAAPEQTVARAVGWCQELLALPRHSMLGTRQLCRAPLGALFDSREALDVDGFVDAWFADQTQVTLRQLVERLQQKK
- a CDS encoding copper chaperone PCu(A)C — encoded protein: MMRLAALLLLITAAGPIFSAPPLEFIDAWSPEAPPGRMMAGYVEIRNPTDRDIVLTAARSPRFERVEIHTMTMTDGVMRMRRLETLTIPANGHKTLQQGGHHLMLIGPGAPVTAGDLLPIELTDETGRTYEFMSEVRPRGFD